In a genomic window of Stegostoma tigrinum isolate sSteTig4 chromosome 45, sSteTig4.hap1, whole genome shotgun sequence:
- the LOC125448775 gene encoding nucleotidyltransferase MB21D2-like, with protein MATLASLSGKDAALGAKPLAYAKPLNDLDFHSGARIEEITKLIQEFGKYEMRDFDDRQALEVHTAKDFIFSMLGLVQKLDHKLPVSNEYLLLSGGVREGVIDMNPDELGDYARGTDYDVDFTLLVPALKLHDRNQPVTLDMRHSAPCHSWLSLRLFDERTMEKWKDCCMETEPGPVGAGSYYFSPTKVADWFFRSVRAVIEEVRRHPQRGVPSVAAVEKNGTVVSVILNVGRSRMLYDIVPVVSFKGWPAVAQNWLMENHFWDGKITEEEVISGFYLVPACSCSGIPENEWRLAFSRSEVQLKKCISMPLIQAYQAYKAMIVKLLSRPRAISPYHLRSLMLWACDRLPSSFLGQEENTAHFLLGLLDDLAHCLVNKSCPNYFLPQCNMFDQLSDSTVLLLACRLSSVRSDPAEHLRSAIEHAKAASRLAQELRQSTPGLASSQSDGVLSSAGRQDDSLARKLQQLVTENQGKSISVFLNPDDVSKPHFRIDDKFF; from the exons ATGGCGACTTTGGCCTCATTGTCTGGCAAGGATGCTGCGCTAGGTGCTAAACCACTGGCCTATGCCAAACCCCTGAATGATTTGGACTTCCACTCGGGAGCTCGTATCGAGGAGATAACGAAGCTGATCCAGGAGTTCGGCAAGTATGAGATGAGGGACTTTGACGATCGGCAGGCCCTGGAGGTTCATACCGCCAAAGACTTCATTTTTTCTATGCTGG GCCTTGTTCAGAAGCTGGACCACAAGTTACCCGTCTCCAACGAGTACCTGCTGCTGTCTGGGGGTGTGCGGGAAGGGGTGATCGACATGAACCCCGACGAGCTGGGTGACTACGCCAGGGGCACAGACTACGACGTCGACTTCACGCTGCTGGTTCCGGCGCTGAAGCTCCACGACCGCAACCAGCCGGTGACGCTGGACATGCGCCACTCGGCGCCCTGCCACTCATGGCTCAGCCTGCGGCTCTTCGACGAGAGGACCATGGAGAAGTGGAAGGACTGCTGCATGGAGACGGAGCCTGGCCCGGTGGGAGCCGGCAGCTACTACTTCTCCCCCACCAAGGTGGCAGATTGGTTCTTCCGCTCGGTGCGTGCCGTCATCGAGGAGGTGCGCCGACACCCACAGCGCGGGGTTCCCAGCGTGGCGGCGGTGGAGAAGAATGGCACGGTGGTGTCCGTCATCCTCAACGTGGGCCGCAGCCGCATGCTCTATGACATCGTGCCTGTGGTGTCCTTCAAGGGCTGGCCGGCCGTCGCCCAGAACTGGCTGATGGAGAACCACTTCTGGGATGGCAAGATCACTGAGGAGGAGGTGATCAGCGGCTTCTACCTGGTGCCAGCCTGCTCCTGCAGTGGCATCCCAGAGAACGAGTGGCGACTGGCTTTCTCGCGGAGCGAGGTGCAGCTGAAGAAGTGCATCTCCATGCCCTTGATCCAGGCTTACCAGGCGTACAAGGCCATGATTGTCAAACTGCTGTCAAGGCCTCGGGCCATCAGTCCCTACCACCTGAGGAGTCTGATGCTGTGGGCCTGCGACCGCCTCCCTTCCAGCTTCCTCGGGCAGGAGGAGAACACAGCACACTTCCTCCTGGGCCTCCTCGACGACCTGGCCCACTGCCTGGTCAACAAGTCATGCCCCAACTACTTCCTGCCACAGTGCAACATGTTCGATCAGCTGTCCGACAGCACAGTGCTGCTGCTGGCCTGCCGCCTTTCGTCGGTGCGTTCGGACCCCGCCGAGCACCTGCGCAGCGCCATTGAGCACGCCAAGGCAGCCAGCCGACTTGCCCAGGAGCTGCGGCAGTCCACACCAGGCCTGGCCTCCTCCCAGTCAGATGGGGTGCTGTCCAGTGCTGGCCGGCAGGATGACAGCTTAGCCCGCAAGCTCCAGCAGCTGGTGACGGAAAACCAGGGCAAGTCCATCTCTGTCTTCCTCAACCCGGACGACGTCAGCAAGCCTCACTTCAGGATCGATGACAAGTTTTTCTGA